The following coding sequences are from one Polyodon spathula isolate WHYD16114869_AA chromosome 7, ASM1765450v1, whole genome shotgun sequence window:
- the LOC121318284 gene encoding ubiquitin carboxyl-terminal hydrolase 44-like yields MDKCKHVGRLRLAQDHSILNPQKWHCVDCNTTESVWACLSCSHVACGRYIEEHAIKHFQEKKHPVALEVNELYVFCYLCDDYVLNDNATGDLKLLRSTLSAIKSQNYECTTRSGRTLRSMASEDISAGSVQELLWDEDRMFTALWHRRRSLMGRVFRSWFELTEGGKRRTEEERLREEAEIRRTKTRERRQELKRRLKEELESTPPRKSYRLQEQSQTSNPTTNVQAVLPKTFSRIPVPPQQQAARRKVTTTIHKQRKICTGGKKTTTSTSLKTGKLKSGDSPIKRRPTVTPGVTGLRNLGNTCYMNSILQVLSHLHIFRECFLQLDLNQALELLASAANGSAHKPSSPILKRRNLSAGLSGGASRTRSMELIQPKEPSSKHISLCHELHTLFQVMWSGKWALVSPFAMLHSVWRLIPAFRGYAQQDAQEFLCELLDKVQRELETTGTIQPAHMPASQRKLIKQVLNVVNTIFHGQLLSQVTCLACDNKSNTIEPFWDLSLEFPERYHCYGKETASQYPCLLTEMLAKFTETEALEGKIYACDQCNSKRRRFSSKPVILTEAQKQLVVHKLPQVLRLHLKRFRWSGRNHREKIGVHVSFDQILNMEPYCCRDSTGTLRPDCFIYDLSAVVMHHGKGFGSGHYTSYCYNTEGGFWVHCNDSKLNICTVEEVCKAQAYILFYTQRVSQEKGPSL; encoded by the exons ATGGATAAATGTAAACATGTTGGACGGCTAAGACTTGCCCAGGACCACTCGATTCTGAACCCGCAGAAGTGGCACTGTGTAGACTGTAACACCACAGAGTCGGTGTGGGCCTGCCTTAGCTGCTCACACGTGGCCTGTGGACGCTACATTGAGGAACATGCAATCAAGCACTTTCAGGAAAAGAAACACCCCGTGGCTTTAGAGGTGAATGAACTGTACGTTTTCTGCTACTTGTGTGACGACTATGTACTGAACGACAATGCCACAGGGGACCTCAAGTTGCTGCGCAGCACGCTAAGTGCCATCAAGAGCCAGAACTATGAGTGCACCACTCGTAGCGGCCGAACACTGCGCTCCATGGCCAGTGAAGACATCTCTGCAGGCAGTGTGCAGGAGCTGCTGTGGGATGAGGACCGCATGTTCACAGCGCTCTGGCACCGGAGACGCTCCCTAATGGGCCGTGTCTTCCGCTCTTGGTTCGAGCTGACGGAAGGAGGCAAGCGGCGGACAGAGGAGGAGAGGCTCAGGGAAGAGGCAGAGATAAGGAGGACAAAGACCCGGGAGAGGAGGCAGGAGCTGAAGCGTCGGCTGAAGGAGGAGCTGGAAAGCACCCCTCCGAGGAAGAGCTACCGCCTGCAGGAGCAGAGCCAAACAAGCAACCCCACAACGAATGTGCAGGCAGTTTTGCCCAAGACGTTTAGCAGAATACCAGTGCCGCCACAGCAACAAGCAGCAAGAAGAAAAGTAACAACAACAATTCATAAGCAAAGGAAGATATgcacaggggggaaaaaaacaaccacaTCCACCTCGCTCAAAACAGGCAAGTTAAAGTCTGGAGACTCTCCCATCAAACGGAGGCCCACAGTAACCCCTGGTGTGACAGGCCTGCGCAATTTGGGCAACACCTGCTATATGAACTCTATCCTGCAAGTGCTGAGCCACCTGCACATCTTCCGCGAGTGCTTCCTGCAGCTTGACCTCAACCAAGCCCTGGAGCTGCTTGCCAGCGCCGCCAATGGCAGTGCTCACAAACCCTCATCCCCCATCTTAAAGAGGAGGAACTTATCAGCGGGCCTGAGCGGGGGAGCCTCACGTACGAGGAGCATGGAGCTTATCCAGCCCAAGGAGCCCAGCTCCAAACACATTTCCTTGTGCCACGAGCTGCACACCCTTTTCCAGGTGATGTGGTCGGGGAAGTGGGCTCTGGTGTCCCCCTTCGCCATGCTGCACTCGGTATGGAGGCTTATCCCAGCCTTTAGGGGCTATGCCCAACAGGATGCTCAGGAGTTCCTCTGTGAGCTCTTGGATAAAGTGCAGCGGGAACTGGAGACCACAGGCACTATACAGCCTGCCCACATGCCTGCCTCCCAGAGGAAGCTTATCAAACAGGTCCTGAATGTAGTCAACACTATATTTCACGGGCAGCTTCTCAGTCAG GTTACCTGCCTTGCCTGTGACAATAAGTCCAATACCATAGAGCCATTCTGGGACTTGTCACTGGAATTCCCTGAAAGGTACCACTGCTACGGAAAAGAAACTGCCTCGCAGTATCCCTGCCTGCTGACTGAAATGCTAGCAAAGTTCACAGAGACAGAAGCCTTGGAAGGGAAGATATATGCATGTGATCAGTGCAACA GTAAGCGCAGGAGATTTTCTTCTAAACCAGTCATCCTGACGGAAGCTCAGAAACAGCTTGTGGTCCACAAACTGCCTCAGGTCTTGAGACTGCACCTTAAACGTTTTAG GTGGTCCGGTCGCAATCATCGTGAGAAAATTGGAGTCCATGTCAGCTTTGATCAGATACTGAACATGGAGCCCTACTGCTGTAGGGATTCCACAGGGACCCTCAGACCAGACTGTTTCATATATGACTTGTCTGCTGTGGTGATGCATCATGGAAAGGGATTTGGCTCAGGACACTACACTTCATATTGCTATAATACAGAAGGAG GGTTTTGGGTGCATTGTAATGATTCCAAGTTAAACATCTGCACTGTGGAGGAAGTGTGTAAGGCACAGGCCTACATACTCTTTTATACCCAGCGTGTTTCTCAGGAGAAAGGACCATCTCTTTAA
- the LOC121318285 gene encoding methionine aminopeptidase 2-like isoform X1 encodes MADVVEQQGQEKKIEQEKYQNGELEPEDKEAADTTEEAAKKKRKKKKKNKSTAPGNNENESNANAAGVDKVTDQLEKQALEDNDEEGEEGKWTLQHLMAVTTKKKKKKKKKGSKVQTDPPSVPICDLYPSGVFTKGQECEYPSTQDGRTAAWRMTSEEKKALDKASEEVWNDFRQAAEAHRQVRKYVSSWIKPGMTMIEICEKLEDCSRKLIKENGLHAGLAFPTGCSLNNCAAHYTPNAGDPTVLQYDDVCKIDFGTHINGRIIDCAFTVTFNPKYDKLLEAVKDATNTGIKCAGIDVRLCDVGEAIQEVMESYEVEIDGKTYQVKPIRNLNGHSIGQYRIHAGKTVPIVKGGEATRMEEGEVYAIETFGSTGKGVVHDDMECSHYMKNFDVGHVPIRLPRAKHMLNVVNEHFGTLAFCRRWLDRLGETKYLMALKNLCDLGIVDPYPPLCDTKGSYTAQFEHTILLRPTCKEVVSRGDDY; translated from the exons GAAGCGGCtaagaagaaaaggaaaaagaagaagaaaaacaagtctACTGCTCCCG GAAATAATGAAAATGAGAGTAATGCCAATGCTGCTGGTGTTGACAAAGTGACAGATCAGCTGGAGAAACAAGCCCTGGAAGACAACGATGAGGAAGGAGAGGAAGGCAAGTGGACACTTCAGCACTTAATGGCAGTT ACGaccaagaaaaagaagaagaagaaaaaaaagggat CAAAGGTTCAGACTGATCCACCTTCAGTTCCAATCTGTGACCTTTATCCAAGTGGTGTCTTTACAAAGGGTCAAGAATGTGAATATCCATCTACTCAAGACGG ACGAACTGCTGCCTGGCGCATGACCAGTGAGGAAAAGAAAGCATTGGATAAAGCCAGTGAAGAAGTTTGGAATGATTTCAGACAAGCAGCTGAGGCTCATAGACAAGTAAGGAAGTATGTCTCAAGCTGGATCAAACCTGGAATGACCATGATTGAGATCTG TGAAAAGCTGGAAGACTGTTCCAGAAAACTGATCAAAGAGAATGGTTTACATGCAGGCCTGGCATTTCCAACTGGCTGTTCTCTGAATAACTGTGCCGCTCACTATACGCCCAATGCTGGAGACCCGACAGTTTTGCAGTATGATGATGTCTGTAAAATAGACTTCGGAACTCACATCAATG GTCGCATCATTGATTGTGCTTTTACTGTAACGTTCAATCCAAAGTATGATAAGCTTCTTGAAGCTGTGAAAGATGCCACTAATACTGGAATCAAG TGTGCTGGGATAGATGTCCGCCTTTGTGATGTTGGTGAAGCTATACAGGAAGTCATGGAATCCTATGAGGTTGAAATTGATGGCAAAACAtatcaag TGAAGCCAATACGTAACTTAAATGGGCACTCCATTGGACAGTACAGGATACATGCTGGCAAAACCGTTCCCATTGTCAAAGGAGGAGAAGCAACACGAATGGAG gaaggagAAGTTTATGCCATAGAGACTTTTGGCAGCACAGGAAAGGGGGTCGTTCATGATGACATGGAGTGTTCGCATTACATGAAGAATTTTGATGTTGGACATGTGCCAATCAG GCTACCCAGGGCTAAACACATGCTGAATGTAGTCAATGAACATTTTGGCACGCTGGCTTTTTGCCGCAGATGGTTGGATCGTCTGGGAGAGACAAAATACTTAATGGCTCTGAAGAACCTTTGTGACTTGGGTATAGTGGATCCATACCCTCCACTCTGTGACACTAAAGGCTCCTACACAGCACAGTTTGAGCACACTATTCTGTTACGCCCCACTTGCAAAGAGGTTGTGAGCCGTGGAGATGATTATTAA
- the LOC121318285 gene encoding methionine aminopeptidase 2-like isoform X2 — protein MADVVEQQGQEKKIEQEKYQNGELEPEDKEAADTTEEAAKKKRKKKKKNKSTAPAGNNENESNANAAGVDKVTDQLEKQALEDNDEEGEEGKWTLQHLMTTKKKKKKKKKGSKVQTDPPSVPICDLYPSGVFTKGQECEYPSTQDGRTAAWRMTSEEKKALDKASEEVWNDFRQAAEAHRQVRKYVSSWIKPGMTMIEICEKLEDCSRKLIKENGLHAGLAFPTGCSLNNCAAHYTPNAGDPTVLQYDDVCKIDFGTHINGRIIDCAFTVTFNPKYDKLLEAVKDATNTGIKCAGIDVRLCDVGEAIQEVMESYEVEIDGKTYQVKPIRNLNGHSIGQYRIHAGKTVPIVKGGEATRMEEGEVYAIETFGSTGKGVVHDDMECSHYMKNFDVGHVPIRLPRAKHMLNVVNEHFGTLAFCRRWLDRLGETKYLMALKNLCDLGIVDPYPPLCDTKGSYTAQFEHTILLRPTCKEVVSRGDDY, from the exons GAAGCGGCtaagaagaaaaggaaaaagaagaagaaaaacaagtctACTGCTCCCG CAGGAAATAATGAAAATGAGAGTAATGCCAATGCTGCTGGTGTTGACAAAGTGACAGATCAGCTGGAGAAACAAGCCCTGGAAGACAACGATGAGGAAGGAGAGGAAGGCAAGTGGACACTTCAGCACTTAATG ACGaccaagaaaaagaagaagaagaaaaaaaagggat CAAAGGTTCAGACTGATCCACCTTCAGTTCCAATCTGTGACCTTTATCCAAGTGGTGTCTTTACAAAGGGTCAAGAATGTGAATATCCATCTACTCAAGACGG ACGAACTGCTGCCTGGCGCATGACCAGTGAGGAAAAGAAAGCATTGGATAAAGCCAGTGAAGAAGTTTGGAATGATTTCAGACAAGCAGCTGAGGCTCATAGACAAGTAAGGAAGTATGTCTCAAGCTGGATCAAACCTGGAATGACCATGATTGAGATCTG TGAAAAGCTGGAAGACTGTTCCAGAAAACTGATCAAAGAGAATGGTTTACATGCAGGCCTGGCATTTCCAACTGGCTGTTCTCTGAATAACTGTGCCGCTCACTATACGCCCAATGCTGGAGACCCGACAGTTTTGCAGTATGATGATGTCTGTAAAATAGACTTCGGAACTCACATCAATG GTCGCATCATTGATTGTGCTTTTACTGTAACGTTCAATCCAAAGTATGATAAGCTTCTTGAAGCTGTGAAAGATGCCACTAATACTGGAATCAAG TGTGCTGGGATAGATGTCCGCCTTTGTGATGTTGGTGAAGCTATACAGGAAGTCATGGAATCCTATGAGGTTGAAATTGATGGCAAAACAtatcaag TGAAGCCAATACGTAACTTAAATGGGCACTCCATTGGACAGTACAGGATACATGCTGGCAAAACCGTTCCCATTGTCAAAGGAGGAGAAGCAACACGAATGGAG gaaggagAAGTTTATGCCATAGAGACTTTTGGCAGCACAGGAAAGGGGGTCGTTCATGATGACATGGAGTGTTCGCATTACATGAAGAATTTTGATGTTGGACATGTGCCAATCAG GCTACCCAGGGCTAAACACATGCTGAATGTAGTCAATGAACATTTTGGCACGCTGGCTTTTTGCCGCAGATGGTTGGATCGTCTGGGAGAGACAAAATACTTAATGGCTCTGAAGAACCTTTGTGACTTGGGTATAGTGGATCCATACCCTCCACTCTGTGACACTAAAGGCTCCTACACAGCACAGTTTGAGCACACTATTCTGTTACGCCCCACTTGCAAAGAGGTTGTGAGCCGTGGAGATGATTATTAA